The following proteins are co-located in the Microcystis wesenbergii NRERC-220 genome:
- a CDS encoding radical SAM protein, which produces MTARQDYFCSVYGPVASWRFGSSLGIDPIGLVSTCSFNCAYCQLGEIEQKTEQRKIFITSEQISRDLRAFAPWEVDIVTLSGSGEPTLALNLGEILATVKEMTRRPVAVLTNSTLLGDARVRQDLSKADIVAAKIDAVSEAQWRRVNRPVPGLDWQGLWWGLRQFRQEWSGKLAIQTMVLASWSPQEQDQYIDLMQQLQADEIQLNTPTRPRARQRQLETRGNNPLTAADGMQILKPVNAEILAIWAEKIATATGITVRCVPLTATGL; this is translated from the coding sequence ATGACTGCTCGCCAGGATTATTTCTGCTCCGTATATGGTCCGGTTGCCTCTTGGCGTTTCGGCAGTTCCCTGGGCATTGATCCGATTGGTTTAGTTTCCACCTGTTCCTTTAACTGTGCCTACTGTCAGTTAGGAGAAATTGAGCAAAAAACCGAGCAACGAAAAATTTTTATCACTAGCGAACAAATTAGCAGGGATTTAAGGGCTTTTGCTCCTTGGGAGGTGGATATAGTCACTCTCAGTGGTAGCGGGGAACCCACCCTCGCCCTCAATTTAGGGGAAATACTGGCCACCGTCAAGGAAATGACCAGGCGGCCGGTGGCGGTCTTAACCAATAGTACTCTCCTGGGAGATGCCCGAGTGCGTCAAGACTTGAGCAAAGCTGATATCGTCGCCGCTAAAATCGATGCTGTTTCCGAGGCCCAATGGCGACGGGTTAACCGTCCAGTCCCCGGCCTGGATTGGCAGGGTCTTTGGTGGGGATTAAGACAATTTCGCCAAGAATGGTCGGGAAAACTAGCAATTCAAACCATGGTGCTGGCCTCTTGGTCGCCCCAAGAGCAAGACCAGTATATCGATTTGATGCAACAGCTACAAGCGGATGAAATTCAACTTAACACCCCGACCCGTCCCCGGGCCAGACAAAGACAATTGGAAACCCGCGGTAATAATCCCCTCACCGCTGCCGACGGAATGCAAATTCTCAAACCCGTAAACGCTGAAATATTGGCAATTTGGGCGGAAAAAATCGCCACGGCGACGGGAATTACCGTGCGCTGTGTGCCACTTACCGCCACAGGTCTCTAA